One part of the Bacillota bacterium genome encodes these proteins:
- a CDS encoding SEC-C domain-containing protein has protein sequence MISIGRNDPCPCESGKKYKRCCRGKVEAAAQTISRIIKVPEEYYFPQLHLAVDALALAAGLAPVDDDAGLPDPELLGTYANKMLAAVTDLDEDESETIFDQLMDLLENHFFGRHIRFDADELCPALEEFVEDEEKIDDISDEQMAKRLAAALDILVTEDLRAKVIWQLIGFLQQSDLEEDDYPPLIWALFLALDDDYKTDNPIWTSMFQLSCSDLSIGHEELAELVDKYNLDHPDCTKEEWVAGCEAIDEYIDGNPLLAQDLSQQTLESIQPGLMAITEGKILSFPPYSVINGIRDFYRALLTWIVKTPKQSGNFLRDYVEYLVEHDISEEDFLIFGTTVTDIITQWVHQHKDDDPELCESLLDLAQSVAMGFLDSERRARVVLYMYTIDLVDSKQGIKLISTGGLEEYACALETEGNQNAADHVRAARQRLEDNPVVANLT, from the coding sequence ATGATTTCGATCGGGCGCAATGATCCTTGTCCCTGTGAGAGCGGGAAAAAGTACAAGCGCTGCTGCCGGGGTAAGGTAGAGGCAGCGGCACAGACAATATCGCGCATCATTAAAGTGCCGGAAGAATACTACTTCCCACAGCTTCATCTAGCGGTAGACGCGCTGGCTTTGGCCGCTGGACTGGCACCGGTTGATGACGACGCCGGTTTACCGGATCCGGAACTATTGGGTACATATGCGAACAAGATGCTGGCTGCGGTTACGGACTTGGACGAAGACGAAAGTGAGACCATTTTTGATCAGCTGATGGATTTGCTGGAAAACCATTTTTTTGGCCGCCATATCCGCTTTGATGCCGATGAATTATGTCCTGCGCTGGAAGAGTTCGTCGAGGACGAAGAGAAAATCGATGACATCAGCGACGAGCAGATGGCAAAAAGACTGGCTGCTGCTCTGGATATCCTGGTGACAGAAGATTTGCGGGCTAAAGTGATCTGGCAACTGATAGGTTTCCTCCAACAGTCCGATCTGGAAGAAGACGATTATCCTCCTCTTATCTGGGCTCTATTTTTGGCCTTAGACGATGATTATAAAACAGACAACCCGATCTGGACGAGTATGTTTCAATTGTCCTGTTCCGACCTAAGCATTGGTCATGAAGAACTAGCCGAATTAGTGGACAAGTACAACCTTGACCATCCAGACTGCACCAAAGAGGAATGGGTGGCTGGCTGCGAAGCAATAGATGAGTATATAGATGGCAACCCTTTGCTAGCCCAGGATTTGTCTCAGCAAACGCTGGAGAGCATTCAACCTGGCCTAATGGCGATTACCGAAGGTAAGATTTTGTCGTTCCCACCTTATTCGGTGATCAACGGTATACGGGATTTCTACCGGGCACTGTTAACTTGGATTGTGAAAACGCCAAAACAAAGCGGCAATTTCCTCCGAGATTATGTAGAATACCTGGTCGAGCATGATATCTCGGAAGAAGACTTCCTTATCTTTGGCACCACTGTAACCGATATCATTACCCAGTGGGTCCATCAGCATAAAGATGATGATCCCGAGTTGTGCGAATCGTTGTTGGATCTAGCCCAGTCGGTGGCCATGGGTTTTCTGGATTCGGAGAGACGTGCACGCGTCGTCCTGTATATGTACACTATAGACCTCGTTGATTCCAAGCAGGGGATAAAATTGATCTCAACCGGCGGTTTGGAGGAATATGCCTGTGCGTTGGAAACAGAAGGAAATCAAAATGCCGCCGACCATGTACGGGCAGCCAGGCAACGGTTAGAAGACAACCCTGTAGTGGCAAATTTAACATAG
- a CDS encoding 2-oxo acid dehydrogenase subunit E2 yields MAQEVLMPKLGLTMTEGTIGAWLKPEGGYVTKGEPLFEVATDKITNTVEALGEGILKIVLPEGGTAAVSDVVGYLLAEGEEMPDRAVAVAAPTPAAPAKAAEKVKVAAQPEPKKEKTRIRATPAARRRARDAGIDLAEVPGSGPDGRIVEADIEAYLEQQKVPAAAVAADLPVKATPTAVKLAQELGVDLAALAKERRLTKRDVLAAALLAEEGEEERLPLTGIRKVIAERMAESWSLAPHVTINMEVDMNRAKAIRQELNADCEPEDRLSYNDFVIKAAAQALTEYPALNGTIASEEIIYHHFVHMGVAVALDQGLIVPVVRHADKKSLREVAREVKDLAQRARAGNLNLDEITGSTFTITNLGMYGVDDFTPIINQPESAILGVGAIKDRPVVVDGTVVIRPLMKLSLSFDHRLVDGSVAAEFLRRVRELLENPYGVRPELA; encoded by the coding sequence GTGGCGCAGGAAGTGCTCATGCCCAAACTGGGTCTTACTATGACCGAAGGGACTATCGGGGCTTGGCTAAAACCGGAGGGCGGCTATGTAACTAAGGGCGAGCCCCTGTTTGAAGTAGCGACAGATAAGATTACAAATACAGTAGAGGCACTGGGCGAAGGAATTTTGAAAATAGTGTTACCGGAGGGCGGCACAGCCGCGGTAAGCGACGTGGTGGGATACTTATTGGCCGAGGGTGAAGAAATGCCGGATAGAGCTGTGGCCGTGGCCGCGCCGACCCCGGCTGCGCCCGCAAAGGCAGCGGAGAAGGTGAAGGTAGCTGCTCAGCCTGAGCCGAAAAAGGAAAAGACCCGGATCAGAGCCACACCGGCGGCCCGACGACGGGCGCGAGATGCCGGCATCGATCTGGCTGAGGTGCCAGGCAGTGGGCCAGACGGCCGCATTGTGGAAGCGGATATAGAGGCTTACCTGGAGCAACAAAAAGTGCCGGCGGCAGCCGTAGCCGCTGACCTGCCGGTGAAGGCTACGCCGACGGCGGTGAAGCTGGCTCAGGAATTGGGCGTGGATTTAGCTGCATTGGCGAAAGAGCGTCGCCTTACCAAGAGAGACGTGCTGGCGGCAGCCTTATTAGCTGAAGAAGGCGAAGAAGAGCGCCTGCCTTTGACAGGTATCCGTAAGGTGATAGCAGAGCGCATGGCCGAGAGCTGGAGCCTAGCTCCTCATGTTACCATCAATATGGAAGTGGATATGAATCGGGCCAAAGCTATCCGACAGGAACTCAATGCTGATTGTGAGCCGGAAGACAGGCTCTCGTACAACGATTTTGTCATTAAGGCTGCGGCCCAAGCCCTGACCGAGTACCCGGCTCTAAATGGCACCATAGCGTCAGAAGAGATTATCTACCATCACTTTGTCCATATGGGTGTAGCCGTGGCTTTAGATCAGGGGCTGATTGTGCCGGTGGTGCGCCATGCCGACAAGAAGTCCTTAAGAGAAGTGGCCCGGGAAGTGAAGGATCTGGCCCAAAGAGCCCGAGCTGGCAACCTCAACTTAGACGAGATTACCGGCAGCACCTTCACCATCACCAATTTAGGCATGTACGGTGTCGACGACTTTACCCCCATCATCAACCAGCCAGAAAGCGCTATCTTAGGAGTGGGCGCGATTAAAGACCGGCCGGTGGTGGTGGACGGCACCGTAGTCATACGCCCCCTGATGAAACTGAGCCTGTCTTTCGACCACCGCCTGGTGGACGGTTCGGTGGCAGCCGAGTTTCTACGCCGAGTACGGGAACTGCTGGAAAACCCTTATGGTGTCCGGCCCGAACTAGCCTAG
- a CDS encoding alpha-ketoacid dehydrogenase subunit beta, with amino-acid sequence MRQLSYAEAIREALRLEMRRDSSVFVLGEDVGQFGGCFGVTGDLWQEFGEDRVRDTPISETAIIGAAVGAAATGMRPVPEIMFCDFLTVCMDQLVNQAAKMRYMFGGKAKMPLTVRAPVGGGISAAAQHSQSLEAWFAHIPGLKVVMPSTAADAKGLLTAAIRDDNPVMFFEHKLLYPVKGEVPEGEYVVPLGRAEVKREGSDVTVVATSIMVQKALEAADKLAAEDISLEVVDPRSLVPLDEETILASVEKTGRVVIAQEAATRSGFSAEIAAVIAEKALDYLDAPLKRVGSKPAPIPFAGVLEQFILPDTDDIIAAVRELA; translated from the coding sequence ATGCGCCAGTTAAGTTATGCCGAAGCTATCCGGGAAGCACTTCGTCTTGAAATGCGGCGGGACAGCAGTGTTTTTGTGTTGGGGGAAGATGTAGGTCAGTTCGGCGGTTGTTTTGGTGTTACCGGTGATCTGTGGCAAGAGTTTGGTGAGGATCGGGTCCGGGATACGCCGATTTCGGAGACAGCCATTATCGGCGCAGCAGTCGGTGCAGCTGCTACCGGCATGCGCCCAGTACCGGAGATTATGTTCTGCGATTTTCTCACTGTGTGCATGGATCAACTGGTGAACCAAGCTGCCAAGATGCGCTATATGTTTGGCGGCAAGGCGAAGATGCCGCTTACGGTTCGTGCTCCGGTAGGTGGCGGAATCTCGGCGGCGGCGCAGCACTCCCAAAGCCTGGAGGCGTGGTTTGCCCATATTCCCGGCCTGAAGGTGGTGATGCCGTCCACAGCGGCCGACGCTAAGGGACTGCTTACAGCTGCCATCAGGGATGATAATCCGGTGATGTTTTTCGAGCACAAGTTGCTCTATCCGGTGAAGGGCGAGGTTCCGGAGGGTGAGTATGTTGTACCCCTGGGCCGGGCCGAGGTCAAGCGGGAAGGATCGGATGTGACGGTGGTAGCCACTTCCATTATGGTCCAGAAAGCTTTGGAAGCGGCAGACAAACTAGCTGCCGAAGACATTAGCCTGGAAGTGGTCGACCCCCGTAGCTTGGTACCGCTTGATGAGGAAACGATTCTGGCCTCGGTGGAAAAAACCGGCCGCGTAGTCATTGCTCAGGAGGCGGCTACTCGTTCCGGCTTTAGTGCCGAAATCGCCGCTGTGATTGCTGAGAAAGCTCTGGATTACCTGGATGCTCCTTTAAAACGGGTGGGCAGCAAACCGGCCCCGATCCCGTTTGCCGGTGTGCTGGAGCAATTTATCTTACCGGATACCGACGACATTATTGCAGCGGTAAGAGAACTGGCCTAA
- a CDS encoding thiamine pyrophosphate-dependent dehydrogenase E1 component subunit alpha, producing MDLYREMVRVREFETKVSELFAQGKIPGFVHLYIGEEATAVGTCANLRDDDYITSTHRGHGHCLAKGGDMKLMMAELFGKKTGYCKGKGGSMHIADVDMGILGANGIVGGGLAIAPGAGLAAKLRGTDQVTTCFFGDGASNQTTFHEGINLASIWRLPVIFVCENNEYGISLHQSRHQRIADVADRAVAYGIPGVVVDGNDVMAVYEAVAEAVKRARAGEGPTLIEAKTYRWRGHFEGDPTVYRDEKEVAEWKARCPIERFGKHLIEMDIATEKELNTIKAEVDAEVEEAVRFAQESPLPAPEEALEDVYA from the coding sequence ATGGATCTTTACCGGGAAATGGTACGGGTGCGCGAATTCGAAACCAAGGTCTCGGAACTTTTTGCCCAAGGTAAGATTCCAGGTTTTGTTCACCTCTATATTGGCGAAGAAGCTACAGCAGTGGGAACCTGTGCTAATCTAAGGGACGATGACTATATTACCAGCACCCACCGTGGTCATGGTCACTGCCTGGCCAAAGGCGGTGACATGAAACTGATGATGGCAGAACTGTTTGGCAAGAAGACCGGCTATTGTAAGGGCAAAGGCGGATCTATGCATATTGCCGATGTGGACATGGGCATCTTGGGTGCTAACGGGATTGTGGGCGGCGGCCTGGCTATTGCCCCGGGAGCCGGACTGGCGGCCAAACTGCGGGGTACCGATCAAGTAACGACCTGTTTCTTCGGCGACGGTGCTTCCAACCAGACCACTTTTCACGAAGGTATTAACTTGGCCTCTATCTGGAGACTGCCGGTGATTTTTGTGTGTGAGAATAACGAGTATGGTATTTCCCTGCACCAATCTCGTCACCAGCGTATTGCTGATGTTGCCGACAGGGCGGTGGCGTACGGCATTCCGGGCGTGGTGGTGGATGGGAACGACGTGATGGCAGTGTACGAAGCCGTGGCTGAGGCGGTCAAGCGGGCCCGGGCTGGGGAAGGCCCCACCCTAATCGAAGCTAAGACCTATCGTTGGCGCGGCCATTTTGAAGGGGATCCTACTGTTTATCGGGATGAGAAAGAGGTAGCCGAATGGAAAGCACGTTGCCCCATTGAGCGGTTCGGCAAACACTTAATCGAGATGGACATAGCCACTGAAAAGGAGCTCAATACGATCAAAGCCGAAGTGGATGCCGAGGTGGAAGAGGCGGTGCGTTTTGCCCAGGAAAGCCCGCTGCCGGCGCCGGAGGAAGCGCTGGAAGACGTGTACGCGTGA
- a CDS encoding ATP-NAD kinase, with translation MGGKVGIIANPASGKDIRRLVAFGSVFDNEEKVSIVRRILLGLEAAGVEEIVIMPDTYGIGDRALEGLGKRKLSPKVDFLTMEIGHGGADSTRAADKMQALSVAAIVVLGGDGTCRAVAKGCEQVPLVAVSTGTNNVFPVMVEGTIAGLAAGVVATTDAGVIRPAKKLDVYGPEGWRDLALVDAVVTNETFIASRALWDMERIEAIVATRAEPHTIGLSAVAGCLSPVGPEEPAGIYLELNRKQPRITVQSPVGPGLFAAVPVGSWQRLAVGEKVTIGASSSPRLLALDGEREVLLRAGEEAQIALSAAGPWVVDITATLRQAQRCEFFCREQAK, from the coding sequence ATGGGCGGTAAGGTAGGCATTATTGCCAACCCCGCCTCCGGCAAAGACATCCGGCGTCTGGTAGCGTTTGGTTCGGTATTTGACAACGAAGAGAAAGTAAGCATTGTCCGCCGCATTTTGTTAGGGTTGGAAGCGGCTGGGGTGGAAGAGATTGTGATTATGCCCGATACTTACGGTATTGGCGACCGAGCTTTGGAAGGATTGGGAAAGCGTAAGTTAAGTCCCAAAGTGGATTTCCTTACCATGGAAATCGGTCATGGCGGCGCTGATTCCACCCGAGCGGCCGACAAGATGCAGGCTTTGTCGGTGGCGGCTATTGTGGTGCTAGGGGGCGACGGTACCTGCCGGGCGGTGGCCAAAGGATGTGAACAAGTGCCGTTGGTGGCAGTGTCTACCGGGACTAACAATGTATTTCCGGTAATGGTGGAGGGGACCATAGCTGGCCTAGCGGCCGGAGTGGTAGCCACTACCGACGCAGGGGTTATCCGCCCAGCGAAAAAGCTGGATGTTTACGGCCCTGAGGGCTGGCGGGATTTGGCGCTGGTGGACGCGGTGGTGACAAACGAGACCTTTATTGCTTCTCGGGCTCTGTGGGATATGGAGCGGATTGAAGCTATTGTAGCTACCAGGGCGGAGCCTCATACCATCGGTCTGTCAGCAGTAGCCGGCTGTCTGTCACCGGTAGGGCCGGAGGAACCGGCTGGAATCTATCTGGAGCTCAATCGAAAGCAGCCTAGAATTACGGTGCAGTCACCGGTGGGACCCGGTTTGTTTGCTGCTGTCCCGGTGGGTAGCTGGCAGCGGCTGGCGGTGGGAGAGAAGGTCACGATAGGGGCCAGTAGCAGTCCCCGGTTACTGGCCTTGGACGGTGAACGGGAAGTGTTGCTGCGGGCCGGGGAAGAGGCTCAGATTGCACTATCGGCGGCGGGGCCGTGGGTGGTGGATATTACCGCCACCTTACGGCAGGCGCAACGATGCGAGTTTTTCTGTCGCGAACAAGCTAAGTAG